One Amaranthus tricolor cultivar Red isolate AtriRed21 chromosome 1, ASM2621246v1, whole genome shotgun sequence DNA window includes the following coding sequences:
- the LOC130820274 gene encoding protein PROTON GRADIENT REGULATION 5, chloroplastic has translation MAMTTSLIPATGFKNAGVGCSFASGENYGMLVKSVSSQVRFPSRPTRAQPMMKNVNEGKGLFAPLVVITRNIIGKKRFNQLRGKAIALHSQVITEFCKSIGADSKQRQGLIRLAKKNGERLGFLA, from the exons ATGGCTATGACAACTTCTTTGATTCCGGCAACCGGATTCAAGAACGCCGGTGTCGGATGCTCCTTCGCCTCTGGTGAGAACTATGGCATGTTAGTGAAATCGGTGTCAAGTCAGGTTCGGTTTCCAAGTCGTCCAACACGAGCTCAACCCATGATGAAGAATGTCAATGAAGGAAAAGGTCTCTTTGCTCCTCTTGTGGTTATAACTAGGAACATCATTGGGAAAAAGAGGTTCAATCAACTTAGAGGCAAAGCTATTGCCCTCCATTCCCAG GTGATTACGGAGTTTTGCAAGTCAATAGGAGCAGATTCCAAGCAAAGACAAGGGTTGATTCGATTGGCGAAAAAGAATGGAGAAAGATTGGGATTCCTGGCTTAA